One genomic region from Colletes latitarsis isolate SP2378_abdomen chromosome 10, iyColLati1, whole genome shotgun sequence encodes:
- the Aralar1 gene encoding calcium-binding mitochondrial carrier protein Aralar1 isoform X2 — MYQNNDEDYEEGSGYLKRANSERLHEIFNQYASQEKNGERFMTPSDFVRSYLGLYTDTDYNPDSVKLLAGIVDTSKDGLISFAEFQAFEGLLCVPDALYKTAFQLFDTNGNGMVAFDEFAEVMRKTELHLRMPFNMDSSFIKLYFGKDKQRLISYAEFSQFLHDFHEEYATEAFKKFDKDGQGFISALDFQDIMLSIKSHLLTKDVKDNLVAAASTGQTGRKVSFPYFMAFNSLLNNMELIKRIYLNATNGHRFEEVTKERFLHSAQMMSQITPLEVDILFQLCDLLHQTGSTEDDEADTRLGKIVYNDLVAITPEQYFKQITKRLAEIKAVSSPDERGVIVQILESGYRFLLGSIGGAVGATAVYPIDLVKTRMQNQRTGSLVGELMYRNSFDCLKKVIRHEGFFGLYRGLLPQLMGVAPEKAIKLTVNDFVRDKFMDKNSNLPLYGEIISGACAGGSQVIFTNPLEIVKIRLQVAGEIAGGSKVRAWAVVKELGLFGLYKGARACFLRDVPFSAIYFPMYAHTKARLADEGGYNTPLSLLVSGALAGVPAAALVTPADVIKTRLQVVAREGQTTYNGLMDCAKKVYKEEGARAFWKGATGMRFYYISRVFRSSPQFGVTLFTYELLQRLFVVDFGGSRPTGSEQKVPATGVAQEIRSTNPDHIGGYQIALPIFTGIESKFGLCLPRFQAVTSGKELELEK, encoded by the exons GGTTCCGGATATCTAAAGCGAGCGAACAGTGAACGCCTCCATGAAATATTTAACCAG TACGCCTCGCAAGAGAAGAATGGCGAGAGGTTCATGACCCCGTCCGACTTCGTTAGAAGTTACCTTGGCCTTTACACAGATACCGACTACAATCCGGATTCAGTCAAGCTGCTCGCCGGGATCGTCGATACCAGCAAAGATGG GCTCATATCGTTCGCCGAGTTTCAAGCATTCGAAGGGCTGCTCTGTGTGCCGGATGCCCTGTACAAGACAGCCTTCCAGTTGTTCGACACTAATGGAAATGGAATGGTTGCGTTTG ACGAGTTCGCTGAGGTGATGCGGAAAACGGAGCTGCATCTACGGATGCCCTTCAACATGGATAGCAGTTTCATTAAACTTTATTTCGGAAAGGATAAACAGAGACTGATCAGTTACGCGGAGTTCAGTCAATTCTTGCAC GATTTCCACGAGGAGTACGCGACAGAGGCCTTCAAGAAATTCGACAAGGACGGGCAAGGTTTTATCTCTGCGTTAGACTTTCAGGATATAATGCTCAGCATCAAGAGTCATCTGCTGACTAAGGACGTGAAGGATAATTTAGTCGCC GCCGCTAGTACCGGCCAGACGGGTAGGAAGGTCAGCtttccatacttcatggcgttcAATTCTCTGCTGAATAATATGGAACTCATAAAACGTATTTACTTGAACGCGACGAATGGGCATCGATTCGAAGAGGTTACCAAGG AGAGGTTCCTTCATTCCGCACAAATGATGTCGCAGATTACACCCTTGGAGGTGGACATTCTCTTCCAACTTTGCGACCTTCTTCATCAGACTGG ATCTACGGAAGATGACGAGGCAGATACGCGGCTTGG GAAAATTGTATACAATGATCTCGTGGCTATTACACCTGAGCAGTATTTCAAGCAAATAACAAAACGTCTCGCCGAGATTAAGGCGGTATCG AGCCCGGACGAGCGTGGCGTGATCGTACAAATACTTGAGAGCGGATATCGATTCCTGCTTGGATCTATCGGCGGAG CGGTCGGCGCTACGGCCGTCTACCCGATCGACCTGGTGAAGACGAGGATGCAGAACCAGAGGACTGGATCGCTTGTCGGCGAGCTTATGTACAGAAACAGCTTTGATTGCTTGAAAAAG GTGATCCGGCACGAAGGTTTCTTCGGCCTTTACAGAGGTTTGTTACCTCAGTTGATGGGCGTTGCCCCGGAGAAAGCAATCAAACTGACCGTCAACGACTTCGTCAGAGATAAGTTCATGGATAAAAACAGCAATTTGCCCCTTTACGGGGAAATAATATCCGGTGCCTGT GCAGGTGGATCTCAGGTAATATTCACGAATCCCTTGGAGATTGTGAAGATTCGGCTGCAGGTAGCTGGAGAAATAGCTGGGGGTTCGAAAGTCAGAGCATGGGCTGTTGTCAAAGAATTAGGACTTTTTGGTTTGTACAAA GGCGCGAGAGCTTGTTTTCTACGGGACGTTCCGTTCAGTGCTATCTATTTCCCAATGTACGCTCACACGAAAGCACGACTGGCGGATGAAGGAGGGTACAACACACCTTTGTCGCTCCTCGTTTCCGGGGCGCTGGCCGGTGTGCCTGCAGCAGCGCTGGTCACTCCTGCAGATGTAATTAAAACGAGATTACAA GTCGTAGCTAGGGAAGGCCAGACCACTTACAATGGCTTGATGGATTGCGCGAAAAAGGTTTACAAGGAGGAAGGCGCCAGGGCGTTCTGGAAAGGAGCCACAGGTATGAGATTCTATTATATTT CACGAGTGTTCAGATCGTCGCCGCAGTTTGGCGTCACGCTCTTCACCTATGAGCTTTTGCAGAGGCTTTTCGTAGTCGACTTCGGAGGATC ACGACCTACAGGGTCGGAACAAAAGGTACCTGCTACAGGTGTAGCGCAAGAGATTCGATCAACGAACCCTGACCATATAGGCGGCTACCAAATAGCTCTGCCCATCTTCACGGGTATAGAATCGAAGTTCGGTCTTTGCCTACCTAGGTTCCAAGCGGTAACCAGCGGAAAAGAATTAGAGCTAGAGAAGTAA
- the Aralar1 gene encoding calcium-binding mitochondrial carrier protein Aralar1 isoform X4 produces MLKNLLLVQASCEEGSGYLKRANSERLHEIFNQYASQEKNGERFMTPSDFVRSYLGLYTDTDYNPDSVKLLAGIVDTSKDGLISFAEFQAFEGLLCVPDALYKTAFQLFDTNGNGMVAFDEFAEVMRKTELHLRMPFNMDSSFIKLYFGKDKQRLISYAEFSQFLHDFHEEYATEAFKKFDKDGQGFISALDFQDIMLSIKSHLLTKDVKDNLVAAASTGQTGRKVSFPYFMAFNSLLNNMELIKRIYLNATNGHRFEEVTKERFLHSAQMMSQITPLEVDILFQLCDLLHQTGSTEDDEADTRLGKIVYNDLVAITPEQYFKQITKRLAEIKAVSSPDERGVIVQILESGYRFLLGSIGGAVGATAVYPIDLVKTRMQNQRTGSLVGELMYRNSFDCLKKVIRHEGFFGLYRGLLPQLMGVAPEKAIKLTVNDFVRDKFMDKNSNLPLYGEIISGACAGGSQVIFTNPLEIVKIRLQVAGEIAGGSKVRAWAVVKELGLFGLYKGARACFLRDVPFSAIYFPMYAHTKARLADEGGYNTPLSLLVSGALAGVPAAALVTPADVIKTRLQVVAREGQTTYNGLMDCAKKVYKEEGARAFWKGATVFRSSPQFGVTLFTYELLQRLFVVDFGGSRPTGSEQKVPATGVAQEIRSTNPDHIGGYQIALPIFTGIESKFGLCLPRFQAVTSGKELELEK; encoded by the exons GGTTCCGGATATCTAAAGCGAGCGAACAGTGAACGCCTCCATGAAATATTTAACCAG TACGCCTCGCAAGAGAAGAATGGCGAGAGGTTCATGACCCCGTCCGACTTCGTTAGAAGTTACCTTGGCCTTTACACAGATACCGACTACAATCCGGATTCAGTCAAGCTGCTCGCCGGGATCGTCGATACCAGCAAAGATGG GCTCATATCGTTCGCCGAGTTTCAAGCATTCGAAGGGCTGCTCTGTGTGCCGGATGCCCTGTACAAGACAGCCTTCCAGTTGTTCGACACTAATGGAAATGGAATGGTTGCGTTTG ACGAGTTCGCTGAGGTGATGCGGAAAACGGAGCTGCATCTACGGATGCCCTTCAACATGGATAGCAGTTTCATTAAACTTTATTTCGGAAAGGATAAACAGAGACTGATCAGTTACGCGGAGTTCAGTCAATTCTTGCAC GATTTCCACGAGGAGTACGCGACAGAGGCCTTCAAGAAATTCGACAAGGACGGGCAAGGTTTTATCTCTGCGTTAGACTTTCAGGATATAATGCTCAGCATCAAGAGTCATCTGCTGACTAAGGACGTGAAGGATAATTTAGTCGCC GCCGCTAGTACCGGCCAGACGGGTAGGAAGGTCAGCtttccatacttcatggcgttcAATTCTCTGCTGAATAATATGGAACTCATAAAACGTATTTACTTGAACGCGACGAATGGGCATCGATTCGAAGAGGTTACCAAGG AGAGGTTCCTTCATTCCGCACAAATGATGTCGCAGATTACACCCTTGGAGGTGGACATTCTCTTCCAACTTTGCGACCTTCTTCATCAGACTGG ATCTACGGAAGATGACGAGGCAGATACGCGGCTTGG GAAAATTGTATACAATGATCTCGTGGCTATTACACCTGAGCAGTATTTCAAGCAAATAACAAAACGTCTCGCCGAGATTAAGGCGGTATCG AGCCCGGACGAGCGTGGCGTGATCGTACAAATACTTGAGAGCGGATATCGATTCCTGCTTGGATCTATCGGCGGAG CGGTCGGCGCTACGGCCGTCTACCCGATCGACCTGGTGAAGACGAGGATGCAGAACCAGAGGACTGGATCGCTTGTCGGCGAGCTTATGTACAGAAACAGCTTTGATTGCTTGAAAAAG GTGATCCGGCACGAAGGTTTCTTCGGCCTTTACAGAGGTTTGTTACCTCAGTTGATGGGCGTTGCCCCGGAGAAAGCAATCAAACTGACCGTCAACGACTTCGTCAGAGATAAGTTCATGGATAAAAACAGCAATTTGCCCCTTTACGGGGAAATAATATCCGGTGCCTGT GCAGGTGGATCTCAGGTAATATTCACGAATCCCTTGGAGATTGTGAAGATTCGGCTGCAGGTAGCTGGAGAAATAGCTGGGGGTTCGAAAGTCAGAGCATGGGCTGTTGTCAAAGAATTAGGACTTTTTGGTTTGTACAAA GGCGCGAGAGCTTGTTTTCTACGGGACGTTCCGTTCAGTGCTATCTATTTCCCAATGTACGCTCACACGAAAGCACGACTGGCGGATGAAGGAGGGTACAACACACCTTTGTCGCTCCTCGTTTCCGGGGCGCTGGCCGGTGTGCCTGCAGCAGCGCTGGTCACTCCTGCAGATGTAATTAAAACGAGATTACAA GTCGTAGCTAGGGAAGGCCAGACCACTTACAATGGCTTGATGGATTGCGCGAAAAAGGTTTACAAGGAGGAAGGCGCCAGGGCGTTCTGGAAAGGAGCCACAG TGTTCAGATCGTCGCCGCAGTTTGGCGTCACGCTCTTCACCTATGAGCTTTTGCAGAGGCTTTTCGTAGTCGACTTCGGAGGATC ACGACCTACAGGGTCGGAACAAAAGGTACCTGCTACAGGTGTAGCGCAAGAGATTCGATCAACGAACCCTGACCATATAGGCGGCTACCAAATAGCTCTGCCCATCTTCACGGGTATAGAATCGAAGTTCGGTCTTTGCCTACCTAGGTTCCAAGCGGTAACCAGCGGAAAAGAATTAGAGCTAGAGAAGTAA
- the Aralar1 gene encoding calcium-binding mitochondrial carrier protein Aralar1 isoform X5: protein MLKNLLLVQASCEEGSGYLKRANSERLHEIFNQYASQEKNGERFMTPSDFVRSYLGLYTDTDYNPDSVKLLAGIVDTSKDGLISFAEFQAFEGLLCVPDALYKTAFQLFDTNGNGMVAFDEFAEVMRKTELHLRMPFNMDSSFIKLYFGKDKQRLISYAEFSQFLHDFHEEYATEAFKKFDKDGQGFISALDFQDIMLSIKSHLLTKDVKDNLVAAASTGQTGRKVSFPYFMAFNSLLNNMELIKRIYLNATNGHRFEEVTKERFLHSAQMMSQITPLEVDILFQLCDLLHQTGKIVYNDLVAITPEQYFKQITKRLAEIKAVSSPDERGVIVQILESGYRFLLGSIGGAVGATAVYPIDLVKTRMQNQRTGSLVGELMYRNSFDCLKKVIRHEGFFGLYRGLLPQLMGVAPEKAIKLTVNDFVRDKFMDKNSNLPLYGEIISGACAGGSQVIFTNPLEIVKIRLQVAGEIAGGSKVRAWAVVKELGLFGLYKGARACFLRDVPFSAIYFPMYAHTKARLADEGGYNTPLSLLVSGALAGVPAAALVTPADVIKTRLQVVAREGQTTYNGLMDCAKKVYKEEGARAFWKGATGMRFYYISRVFRSSPQFGVTLFTYELLQRLFVVDFGGSRPTGSEQKVPATGVAQEIRSTNPDHIGGYQIALPIFTGIESKFGLCLPRFQAVTSGKELELEK from the exons GGTTCCGGATATCTAAAGCGAGCGAACAGTGAACGCCTCCATGAAATATTTAACCAG TACGCCTCGCAAGAGAAGAATGGCGAGAGGTTCATGACCCCGTCCGACTTCGTTAGAAGTTACCTTGGCCTTTACACAGATACCGACTACAATCCGGATTCAGTCAAGCTGCTCGCCGGGATCGTCGATACCAGCAAAGATGG GCTCATATCGTTCGCCGAGTTTCAAGCATTCGAAGGGCTGCTCTGTGTGCCGGATGCCCTGTACAAGACAGCCTTCCAGTTGTTCGACACTAATGGAAATGGAATGGTTGCGTTTG ACGAGTTCGCTGAGGTGATGCGGAAAACGGAGCTGCATCTACGGATGCCCTTCAACATGGATAGCAGTTTCATTAAACTTTATTTCGGAAAGGATAAACAGAGACTGATCAGTTACGCGGAGTTCAGTCAATTCTTGCAC GATTTCCACGAGGAGTACGCGACAGAGGCCTTCAAGAAATTCGACAAGGACGGGCAAGGTTTTATCTCTGCGTTAGACTTTCAGGATATAATGCTCAGCATCAAGAGTCATCTGCTGACTAAGGACGTGAAGGATAATTTAGTCGCC GCCGCTAGTACCGGCCAGACGGGTAGGAAGGTCAGCtttccatacttcatggcgttcAATTCTCTGCTGAATAATATGGAACTCATAAAACGTATTTACTTGAACGCGACGAATGGGCATCGATTCGAAGAGGTTACCAAGG AGAGGTTCCTTCATTCCGCACAAATGATGTCGCAGATTACACCCTTGGAGGTGGACATTCTCTTCCAACTTTGCGACCTTCTTCATCAGACTGG GAAAATTGTATACAATGATCTCGTGGCTATTACACCTGAGCAGTATTTCAAGCAAATAACAAAACGTCTCGCCGAGATTAAGGCGGTATCG AGCCCGGACGAGCGTGGCGTGATCGTACAAATACTTGAGAGCGGATATCGATTCCTGCTTGGATCTATCGGCGGAG CGGTCGGCGCTACGGCCGTCTACCCGATCGACCTGGTGAAGACGAGGATGCAGAACCAGAGGACTGGATCGCTTGTCGGCGAGCTTATGTACAGAAACAGCTTTGATTGCTTGAAAAAG GTGATCCGGCACGAAGGTTTCTTCGGCCTTTACAGAGGTTTGTTACCTCAGTTGATGGGCGTTGCCCCGGAGAAAGCAATCAAACTGACCGTCAACGACTTCGTCAGAGATAAGTTCATGGATAAAAACAGCAATTTGCCCCTTTACGGGGAAATAATATCCGGTGCCTGT GCAGGTGGATCTCAGGTAATATTCACGAATCCCTTGGAGATTGTGAAGATTCGGCTGCAGGTAGCTGGAGAAATAGCTGGGGGTTCGAAAGTCAGAGCATGGGCTGTTGTCAAAGAATTAGGACTTTTTGGTTTGTACAAA GGCGCGAGAGCTTGTTTTCTACGGGACGTTCCGTTCAGTGCTATCTATTTCCCAATGTACGCTCACACGAAAGCACGACTGGCGGATGAAGGAGGGTACAACACACCTTTGTCGCTCCTCGTTTCCGGGGCGCTGGCCGGTGTGCCTGCAGCAGCGCTGGTCACTCCTGCAGATGTAATTAAAACGAGATTACAA GTCGTAGCTAGGGAAGGCCAGACCACTTACAATGGCTTGATGGATTGCGCGAAAAAGGTTTACAAGGAGGAAGGCGCCAGGGCGTTCTGGAAAGGAGCCACAGGTATGAGATTCTATTATATTT CACGAGTGTTCAGATCGTCGCCGCAGTTTGGCGTCACGCTCTTCACCTATGAGCTTTTGCAGAGGCTTTTCGTAGTCGACTTCGGAGGATC ACGACCTACAGGGTCGGAACAAAAGGTACCTGCTACAGGTGTAGCGCAAGAGATTCGATCAACGAACCCTGACCATATAGGCGGCTACCAAATAGCTCTGCCCATCTTCACGGGTATAGAATCGAAGTTCGGTCTTTGCCTACCTAGGTTCCAAGCGGTAACCAGCGGAAAAGAATTAGAGCTAGAGAAGTAA
- the Aralar1 gene encoding calcium-binding mitochondrial carrier protein Aralar1 isoform X3 has translation MLKNLLLVQASCEEGSGYLKRANSERLHEIFNQYASQEKNGERFMTPSDFVRSYLGLYTDTDYNPDSVKLLAGIVDTSKDGLISFAEFQAFEGLLCVPDALYKTAFQLFDTNGNGMVAFDEFAEVMRKTELHLRMPFNMDSSFIKLYFGKDKQRLISYAEFSQFLHDFHEEYATEAFKKFDKDGQGFISALDFQDIMLSIKSHLLTKDVKDNLVAAASTGQTGRKVSFPYFMAFNSLLNNMELIKRIYLNATNGHRFEEVTKERFLHSAQMMSQITPLEVDILFQLCDLLHQTGSTEDDEADTRLGKIVYNDLVAITPEQYFKQITKRLAEIKAVSSPDERGVIVQILESGYRFLLGSIGGAVGATAVYPIDLVKTRMQNQRTGSLVGELMYRNSFDCLKKVIRHEGFFGLYRGLLPQLMGVAPEKAIKLTVNDFVRDKFMDKNSNLPLYGEIISGACAGGSQVIFTNPLEIVKIRLQVAGEIAGGSKVRAWAVVKELGLFGLYKGARACFLRDVPFSAIYFPMYAHTKARLADEGGYNTPLSLLVSGALAGVPAAALVTPADVIKTRLQVVAREGQTTYNGLMDCAKKVYKEEGARAFWKGATARVFRSSPQFGVTLFTYELLQRLFVVDFGGSRPTGSEQKVPATGVAQEIRSTNPDHIGGYQIALPIFTGIESKFGLCLPRFQAVTSGKELELEK, from the exons GGTTCCGGATATCTAAAGCGAGCGAACAGTGAACGCCTCCATGAAATATTTAACCAG TACGCCTCGCAAGAGAAGAATGGCGAGAGGTTCATGACCCCGTCCGACTTCGTTAGAAGTTACCTTGGCCTTTACACAGATACCGACTACAATCCGGATTCAGTCAAGCTGCTCGCCGGGATCGTCGATACCAGCAAAGATGG GCTCATATCGTTCGCCGAGTTTCAAGCATTCGAAGGGCTGCTCTGTGTGCCGGATGCCCTGTACAAGACAGCCTTCCAGTTGTTCGACACTAATGGAAATGGAATGGTTGCGTTTG ACGAGTTCGCTGAGGTGATGCGGAAAACGGAGCTGCATCTACGGATGCCCTTCAACATGGATAGCAGTTTCATTAAACTTTATTTCGGAAAGGATAAACAGAGACTGATCAGTTACGCGGAGTTCAGTCAATTCTTGCAC GATTTCCACGAGGAGTACGCGACAGAGGCCTTCAAGAAATTCGACAAGGACGGGCAAGGTTTTATCTCTGCGTTAGACTTTCAGGATATAATGCTCAGCATCAAGAGTCATCTGCTGACTAAGGACGTGAAGGATAATTTAGTCGCC GCCGCTAGTACCGGCCAGACGGGTAGGAAGGTCAGCtttccatacttcatggcgttcAATTCTCTGCTGAATAATATGGAACTCATAAAACGTATTTACTTGAACGCGACGAATGGGCATCGATTCGAAGAGGTTACCAAGG AGAGGTTCCTTCATTCCGCACAAATGATGTCGCAGATTACACCCTTGGAGGTGGACATTCTCTTCCAACTTTGCGACCTTCTTCATCAGACTGG ATCTACGGAAGATGACGAGGCAGATACGCGGCTTGG GAAAATTGTATACAATGATCTCGTGGCTATTACACCTGAGCAGTATTTCAAGCAAATAACAAAACGTCTCGCCGAGATTAAGGCGGTATCG AGCCCGGACGAGCGTGGCGTGATCGTACAAATACTTGAGAGCGGATATCGATTCCTGCTTGGATCTATCGGCGGAG CGGTCGGCGCTACGGCCGTCTACCCGATCGACCTGGTGAAGACGAGGATGCAGAACCAGAGGACTGGATCGCTTGTCGGCGAGCTTATGTACAGAAACAGCTTTGATTGCTTGAAAAAG GTGATCCGGCACGAAGGTTTCTTCGGCCTTTACAGAGGTTTGTTACCTCAGTTGATGGGCGTTGCCCCGGAGAAAGCAATCAAACTGACCGTCAACGACTTCGTCAGAGATAAGTTCATGGATAAAAACAGCAATTTGCCCCTTTACGGGGAAATAATATCCGGTGCCTGT GCAGGTGGATCTCAGGTAATATTCACGAATCCCTTGGAGATTGTGAAGATTCGGCTGCAGGTAGCTGGAGAAATAGCTGGGGGTTCGAAAGTCAGAGCATGGGCTGTTGTCAAAGAATTAGGACTTTTTGGTTTGTACAAA GGCGCGAGAGCTTGTTTTCTACGGGACGTTCCGTTCAGTGCTATCTATTTCCCAATGTACGCTCACACGAAAGCACGACTGGCGGATGAAGGAGGGTACAACACACCTTTGTCGCTCCTCGTTTCCGGGGCGCTGGCCGGTGTGCCTGCAGCAGCGCTGGTCACTCCTGCAGATGTAATTAAAACGAGATTACAA GTCGTAGCTAGGGAAGGCCAGACCACTTACAATGGCTTGATGGATTGCGCGAAAAAGGTTTACAAGGAGGAAGGCGCCAGGGCGTTCTGGAAAGGAGCCACAG CACGAGTGTTCAGATCGTCGCCGCAGTTTGGCGTCACGCTCTTCACCTATGAGCTTTTGCAGAGGCTTTTCGTAGTCGACTTCGGAGGATC ACGACCTACAGGGTCGGAACAAAAGGTACCTGCTACAGGTGTAGCGCAAGAGATTCGATCAACGAACCCTGACCATATAGGCGGCTACCAAATAGCTCTGCCCATCTTCACGGGTATAGAATCGAAGTTCGGTCTTTGCCTACCTAGGTTCCAAGCGGTAACCAGCGGAAAAGAATTAGAGCTAGAGAAGTAA
- the Aralar1 gene encoding calcium-binding mitochondrial carrier protein Aralar1 isoform X7 has product MLKNLLLVQASCEEGSGYLKRANSERLHEIFNQYASQEKNGERFMTPSDFVRSYLGLYTDTDYNPDSVKLLAGIVDTSKDGLISFAEFQAFEGLLCVPDALYKTAFQLFDTNGNGMVAFDEFAEVMRKTELHLRMPFNMDSSFIKLYFGKDKQRLISYAEFSQFLHDFHEEYATEAFKKFDKDGQGFISALDFQDIMLSIKSHLLTKDVKDNLVAAASTGQTGRKVSFPYFMAFNSLLNNMELIKRIYLNATNGHRFEEVTKERFLHSAQMMSQITPLEVDILFQLCDLLHQTGKIVYNDLVAITPEQYFKQITKRLAEIKAVSSPDERGVIVQILESGYRFLLGSIGGAVGATAVYPIDLVKTRMQNQRTGSLVGELMYRNSFDCLKKVIRHEGFFGLYRGLLPQLMGVAPEKAIKLTVNDFVRDKFMDKNSNLPLYGEIISGACAGGSQVIFTNPLEIVKIRLQVAGEIAGGSKVRAWAVVKELGLFGLYKGARACFLRDVPFSAIYFPMYAHTKARLADEGGYNTPLSLLVSGALAGVPAAALVTPADVIKTRLQVVAREGQTTYNGLMDCAKKVYKEEGARAFWKGATARVFRSSPQFGVTLFTYELLQRLFVVDFGGSRPTGSEQKVPATGVAQEIRSTNPDHIGGYQIALPIFTGIESKFGLCLPRFQAVTSGKELELEK; this is encoded by the exons GGTTCCGGATATCTAAAGCGAGCGAACAGTGAACGCCTCCATGAAATATTTAACCAG TACGCCTCGCAAGAGAAGAATGGCGAGAGGTTCATGACCCCGTCCGACTTCGTTAGAAGTTACCTTGGCCTTTACACAGATACCGACTACAATCCGGATTCAGTCAAGCTGCTCGCCGGGATCGTCGATACCAGCAAAGATGG GCTCATATCGTTCGCCGAGTTTCAAGCATTCGAAGGGCTGCTCTGTGTGCCGGATGCCCTGTACAAGACAGCCTTCCAGTTGTTCGACACTAATGGAAATGGAATGGTTGCGTTTG ACGAGTTCGCTGAGGTGATGCGGAAAACGGAGCTGCATCTACGGATGCCCTTCAACATGGATAGCAGTTTCATTAAACTTTATTTCGGAAAGGATAAACAGAGACTGATCAGTTACGCGGAGTTCAGTCAATTCTTGCAC GATTTCCACGAGGAGTACGCGACAGAGGCCTTCAAGAAATTCGACAAGGACGGGCAAGGTTTTATCTCTGCGTTAGACTTTCAGGATATAATGCTCAGCATCAAGAGTCATCTGCTGACTAAGGACGTGAAGGATAATTTAGTCGCC GCCGCTAGTACCGGCCAGACGGGTAGGAAGGTCAGCtttccatacttcatggcgttcAATTCTCTGCTGAATAATATGGAACTCATAAAACGTATTTACTTGAACGCGACGAATGGGCATCGATTCGAAGAGGTTACCAAGG AGAGGTTCCTTCATTCCGCACAAATGATGTCGCAGATTACACCCTTGGAGGTGGACATTCTCTTCCAACTTTGCGACCTTCTTCATCAGACTGG GAAAATTGTATACAATGATCTCGTGGCTATTACACCTGAGCAGTATTTCAAGCAAATAACAAAACGTCTCGCCGAGATTAAGGCGGTATCG AGCCCGGACGAGCGTGGCGTGATCGTACAAATACTTGAGAGCGGATATCGATTCCTGCTTGGATCTATCGGCGGAG CGGTCGGCGCTACGGCCGTCTACCCGATCGACCTGGTGAAGACGAGGATGCAGAACCAGAGGACTGGATCGCTTGTCGGCGAGCTTATGTACAGAAACAGCTTTGATTGCTTGAAAAAG GTGATCCGGCACGAAGGTTTCTTCGGCCTTTACAGAGGTTTGTTACCTCAGTTGATGGGCGTTGCCCCGGAGAAAGCAATCAAACTGACCGTCAACGACTTCGTCAGAGATAAGTTCATGGATAAAAACAGCAATTTGCCCCTTTACGGGGAAATAATATCCGGTGCCTGT GCAGGTGGATCTCAGGTAATATTCACGAATCCCTTGGAGATTGTGAAGATTCGGCTGCAGGTAGCTGGAGAAATAGCTGGGGGTTCGAAAGTCAGAGCATGGGCTGTTGTCAAAGAATTAGGACTTTTTGGTTTGTACAAA GGCGCGAGAGCTTGTTTTCTACGGGACGTTCCGTTCAGTGCTATCTATTTCCCAATGTACGCTCACACGAAAGCACGACTGGCGGATGAAGGAGGGTACAACACACCTTTGTCGCTCCTCGTTTCCGGGGCGCTGGCCGGTGTGCCTGCAGCAGCGCTGGTCACTCCTGCAGATGTAATTAAAACGAGATTACAA GTCGTAGCTAGGGAAGGCCAGACCACTTACAATGGCTTGATGGATTGCGCGAAAAAGGTTTACAAGGAGGAAGGCGCCAGGGCGTTCTGGAAAGGAGCCACAG CACGAGTGTTCAGATCGTCGCCGCAGTTTGGCGTCACGCTCTTCACCTATGAGCTTTTGCAGAGGCTTTTCGTAGTCGACTTCGGAGGATC ACGACCTACAGGGTCGGAACAAAAGGTACCTGCTACAGGTGTAGCGCAAGAGATTCGATCAACGAACCCTGACCATATAGGCGGCTACCAAATAGCTCTGCCCATCTTCACGGGTATAGAATCGAAGTTCGGTCTTTGCCTACCTAGGTTCCAAGCGGTAACCAGCGGAAAAGAATTAGAGCTAGAGAAGTAA